In Macadamia integrifolia cultivar HAES 741 unplaced genomic scaffold, SCU_Mint_v3 scaffold2392, whole genome shotgun sequence, the DNA window tctttttgatGGAGGTCCAATGGGCTATTTTGGAGTTAACCAGGGTCTGCATCAAGGTGATCCAATCTCTccgattttgtttattttggttGAAGAGGTCCTCTGCAAAGGCTTAAAGAATTTATTGCACTAGAGAAAAATCAAAGCCTTGAAACGTCCAAGAGATGATTTAGTTCCCACCCACTTactttttgctgatgacatctttattttaataaatgcTTCCATAAAATATGTTAGAAACTTGAAAGACTTTATGAGGAAGTACCAGGAGTTCTCGAGGTAGATTGTTAACTTGGAGAAAAGTATATTATTCATGGggtctttttctctctcaaggaAGCAATCCATTGTTGAAGCCATTTGAATACCTTCTTGTAATTTCCCTACCAAATACTTAGGGGTTGAAATTGTTAAAGGGAGAGTAAAGAATCAGTTCCTGATGCCAACTATGGATAAAATTCGGGATCGTCTCTGGATGGAAAGGGAAAATTCTTTCAATGGCTGGTCGGGTGCAATTAGTTTGTTTTGTTATTTCAGGTATGCCAGTGCATAGTTTTCtagtttattggtggccctcTTCATTGATAGTGTTGATAGAAAAACGGATGAGAAATCTCATCTGGACTGGGGATATTGATTCATCCAAAACAGTGACTATTAAATGGGACCAAGTGTGCAAGTCTATTGATGAAGGTGGTCTAGGCATTCGCAAGTTATGAGATATAAATAAATCTCTCATCTGTAGGTAGGCGTGGGGCATAAAGCATGGGAATTCAGCCTTGAGCAGTTTTTTCAAGGCtcattttctgaaaaatggTCGCCCCAAGAAATATATTAGGCCTTCATCTATTTGGTCTGGTATTCGCAAAATATGGTCTTTTATATCTAGCAAGGAGAGATGGATAGTGGGCAATGGAAAAACAAATTAATCTCTGGAATGACAATTGGTTAGGAGATTGCTCCATTACTGAAGCCTGTGGTCAAGTATTAGATCAGCTAAAAAATTCTACAActaaatttttagaaattatctTAAACTTTAGCTGGAATATTCCTGAGGTGAGTTCATATGCTCTGAAAAATGTGTTCACTGCTGTCAAATTAATGTCTTCCCCAGTGTGATATGGAAGATCATTGTTTCTGGAGCGCATCTACTTCagggatttttttcttccttttcagcCTAGAAtgaaattagaagaagaaatccaaaggTCCCTTGGTTCCCTCTAGTTTGGAGTAAGGTTCTACAACCTCATCAATCAGTGTTTGGATGGAGATTGATGCATAGAAAACTCCCTGCGGACAATGTCATTTCTCAAAAAGGTATTCCCATGGTTTCAAACTTTGTGGTTTGGAAGTAGAATCATGTAACCACATCTTTACAAGATGCAGATTCTCAAATTAGAAAAATGAGGATTCTGACAACTAAAGATCCTTAGTCTCTGGGATTTATGGTCATAGCCGATAATATATGGAGGGAAAGGAATGATAGGCGTCATGGGGGTCCTTCAATGACTGTTTCTAATATATTTGCGAGAATCAAGCATGATGTGCAGGATAGGAACTTTGTTCTACAGGGAATGATAAGACAACTGACTGATCTTCTTTGTTGCCATCAATTAGGCCTAAATGCTCTTCCTAAAAAAGATTATTCTATGCTTGAAGTGATTTGGTATAAGCCAATATGGGGTTGGACCAAACTGAATGTAGAAGGCTGCCCTCTTGGAAATCCAGGGCGAGCGGGTGCAGGAGGGGTTCTAAGAGATCACAGGGATAGCCCTGTGGAAGCTCTCAAAAAATATTTGGGAGTTCATTCAAATTATTTTGCAGAATTCAGAGTTCTGCTTGAAGGCATTATGGTGGCCAAATATTTGAACATGAATGCTCTCTGGATAGAATCAGACTTGGCGGCAGTCGTTATGGCGGTTCAAGCCCATACCATTCCTTGGTATGCTTGTCAGGACTGGATATCATGTCAAGATTTCTTAGCCTCTATTAGTTGGAAGATTACCCACTGTTTCCGAGAAGCAAACGCAGTGGCTGATTTCCTAGCTGGAGAAGCAGCAAAGACCGGAGAATCTAGTTTAAATGTCTCTTTTCCTGTTCATATTATATCAGAGATTGCTCATGATGCTGATTCAGGGCCAAGGTTTCGATTAATGTTTTAGTAGATTTATTTTCCCCttctgatggccatgccgaaggtgggggtttttaaatctattttttttcccagtgatttgtacttttctttttttcttcattttaataaaatctctgaatctttagcgaaaaaaggGAGCCTATTTATTAAGTATAGATGTAAAGGTATCTTGCACTATATATATGGTGACAGACTGATAGAGATAGTAATTAATGAATTTCTCTTTAGATGAATATGGAAGGACACTGTGTCAATGTGGAGTTCTCTGATGGAATATTGGGATGACATGGTTCTAGGATAAACTCTGCTGGCATGGATGAGATAACTTCCTATGTGATGCAAATCTACACTTGGAGAGATTCAAATCTACTTCCTAAGATAGGGATGGAGTTTGAATCTGACCAAACAGCTCATAAGTTTTACTCATGATGTGGTATTTTGTTGTAATAAAAAGAGatttaaacaaagaaaaagaaatgattcAGTTTTTAAGACCAGATGCAAGAATTGGTTGCAAAGCAAGGATGGGGGTAAAGCTTACAGAAATTAAAAGGTGGGAAGTCAGTGAAGTTTTTAACCTTGAACACAACCATCTAGTTTGTCTATCTAAAACACCAACCTGGAGTGACTTAGAGGCTTAATTGTGTTGGTAAGAGTTTGAGGTGTAATGTTAGATATGCGAgtgttttgggaaaaaaaagaaaaaaagagtagaataattcacttccctaTGGGTTTACAAATTTCTTCcttgattttaatatttttcaaaatgtcttttgagatttcatttctttgcaCAAAATTGATGTGTCAGCATAAATAGGTggaaaactaattaaaaatctTGATTATCAGATATCTAGAAAATGATGAGATATGCTAGATGTCAAATTTCTGTTTCACACTCAATAATTTACCTTCTAATCTCCTCTCATATATGGACATGTACTTGTAGAATCCCGTGCACCTTCTTGGGAGCTTGGATATTTTCATGGCTTGTCTTAGGATGTGGTAAGCAACAATCAAATTACAACTTGATATGTGAGCAAGAGACCTAGGGATTTAGCTGTCCTTAAAATATTAGCCTCAAATTTAATATGTGGCAGATCCATGTAAGCACcaatcctttcttcttttttttttttcttctaggaGTTGTCTTCCGAAAAACCACTCCAATAGATATACatataaaaaaggaagaagtttTTCCTGGCCCCACTCATTCTAGAACTACAAAAATTTtatccaataaataaataaaagaaaaaagaaaaaaagaagaggaagaagtttTATCTCTACCAGTGGAGTAGGATTCACCCACCCATGTGAGGTCAGTATCATTTTACTCTTTATTATACGAAATCAATAATATACACCCACTATTTCCATTATTCATATCAAGATACCAAAACTTATAGGCAAGAGATTCTCCATTCCCCATAGATGAAGGAAACTGCTTCCATAAAGAAATCtttgaagagggagagagaagatttgatttatttatttatttacaaatatatatatatatatatatatttgatttatttattaatttttatttatttttattttattttattttattttagacgAACTATTTAGCTACAAACATCTTTGCCACGTTTAATAATTTAGTAGTTAATatgcttttgtttttattacATGAAACACTATGTAAGGCTAAGCATGTAATAATTGAAAAAGGTGGTTAGATTCTGAGCCGTATATTTTACAACAAAATACTAAGTTAGATTTTTAGTCGTAAATATTATATGGATCACTATATAATTGCTCTTCTCCATGGTTTCTGGAAGCTAGCTGTTAGCACTTCATAGATTTTCTTATGTCAATGAACTTGTGAATCacatatatgttttttttttttttttttttcaagatgcCAAATTATATTACTAATCGATTCATTTCCTATAAGAGAATTGCAAAAATGATTGCTTCACCAATGACGTAGTTAGGTCTGCTAccaattaaaatacaaaacctcaATTCCACTTTGATTTATTCttttaatatataatttttaaaataaaataaaggagatTTAATTTCgtttaaaattttaaagttattttttgAATGAGGGTGAAATAAAGTGTACcaattataatttatttatttatttatttattttggaagaGGGTTTCCCACACTATTAGCCATGTACACTTTCACCAATTAatgatctaaaaaaaatatcaatccaTCTAGACCGAatttttttaagatatatataaaaaatatatatatatatatatatgggtttatactttcttgtaaaaaaaatatgaaaaNNNNNNNNNNNNNNNNNNNNNNNNNNNNNNNNNNNNNNNNNNNNNNNNNNNNNNNNNNNNNNNNNNNNNNNNNNNNNNNNNNNNNNNNNNNNNNNNNNNNNNNNNNNNNNNNNNNNNNNNNNNNNNNNNNNNNNNNNNNNNNNNNNNNNNNNNNNNNNNNNNNNNNNNNNNNNNNNNNNNNNNNNNNNNNNNNNNNNNNNNNNNNNNNNNNNNNNNNNNNNNNNNNNNNNNNNNNNNNNNNNNNNNNNNNNNNNNNNNNNNNNNNNNNNNNNNNNNNNNNNNNNNNNNNNNNNNNNNNNNNNNNNNNNNNNNNNNNNNNNNNNNNNNNNNNNNNNNNNNNNNNNNNNNNNNNNNNNNNNNNNNNNNNNNNNNNNNNNNNNNNNNNNNNNNNNNNNNNNNNNNNNNNNNNNNNNNNNNNNNNNNNNNNNNNNNNNNNNNNNNNNNNNNNNNNNNNNNNNNNNNNNNNNNNNNNNNNNNNNNNNNNNNNNNNNNNNNNNNNNNNNNNNNNNNNNNNNNNNNNNNNNNNNNNNNNNNNNNNNNNNNNNNNNNNNNNNNNNNNNNNNNNNNNNNNNNNNNNNNNNNNNNNNNNNNNNNNNNNNNNNNNNNNNNNNNNNNNNNNNNNNNNNNNNNNNNNNNNNNNNNNNNNNNNNNNNNNNNNNNNNNNNNNNNNNNNNNNNNNNNNNNNNNNNNNNNNNNNNNNNNNNNNNNNNNNNNNNNNNNNNNNNNNNNNNNNNNNNNNNNNNNNNNNNNNNNNNNNNNNNNNNNNNNNNNNNNNNNNNNNNNNNNNNNNNNNNNNNNNNNNNNNNNNNNNNNNNNNNNNNNNNNNNNNNNNNNNNNNNNNNNNNNNNNNNNNNNNNNNNNNNNNNNNNNNNNNNNNNNNNNNNNNNNNNNNNNNNNNNNNNNNNNNNNNNNNNNNNNNNNNNNNNNNNNNNNNNNNNNNNNNNNNNNNNNNNNNNNNNNNNNNNNNNNNNNNNNNNNNNNNNNNNNNNNNNNNNNNNNNNNNNNNNNNNNNNNNNNNNNNNNNNNNNNNNNNNNNNNNNNNNNNNNNNNNNNNNNNNNNNNNNNNNNNNNNNNNNNNNNNNNNNNNNNNNNNNNNNNNNNNNNNNNNNNNNNNNNNNNNNNNNNNNNNNNNNNNNNNNNNNNNNNNNNNNNNNNNNNNNNNNNNNNNNNNNNNNNNNNNNNNNNNNNNNNNNNNNNNNNNNNNNNN includes these proteins:
- the LOC122066439 gene encoding uncharacterized protein LOC122066439; this encodes MTSYYEVFHKSVPLIEHSELLESIPRLIDDVDLLSLDAILGVVEIKRAMWDLDPESSPDPDGYPGSFFRCCWEIIAADNIWRERNDRRHGGPSMTVSNIFARIKHDVQDRNFVLQGMIRQLTDLLCCHQLGLNALPKKDYSMLEVIWYKPIWGWTKLNVEGCPLGNPGRAGAGGVLRDHRDSPVEALKKYLGVHSNYFAEFRVLLEGIMVAKYLNMNALWIESDLAAVVMAVQAHTIPWYACQDWISCQDFLASISWKITHCFREANAVADFLAGEAAKTGESSLNVSFPVHIISEIAHDADSGPRFRLMF